The stretch of DNA GCGAAGGCACCCACGGAACACGACCGCGTGAGGCTGACTCCTGCGAAGGAGCGACTCGAGGACACGCGTGGCGACGCTCGCGACGGCGACACCCGCAACATCCTGAACCAGAAGAAGGAGGACGGTGCCGTTCACGGCTACCACCCTCGACGTGGTGGACGCTACGATCGCAAGGAAGATAGGAGTccatcaccggagcctccgggcacccgtgtgttcagccgggaaatCCGTGCTGCTCCGTTCCCCCCACGCTTTCGGCAGCCCACCACGATCACCAAATACTCGGGAGAGACGGATCCCGGactctggctcaatgactaccgcctgGCATGCCAGCTAGGTGGCGCAACCGACGATGCTGTCATCATCCGCAATCTTCCTCTGCACCTTGCGGACTCTGCACGAGCCTGGCTTGAGCATCTTCTAGCCAACCAGATCCACGACTGGTCTGACTTGGTCAGGACTTTCGTGGgtaacttccagggcacatacgtgtgCCCTGGCAACTCTTGGGATGTTTGAGGGTTCCATCAGCAACCTGACGAGCCCTTGCGAGATTACATCTGGCgtttctccaagcagtgcaccgagctccctagcgTCAAGGACTCTGAAGTCATCAGTGCCTTTCACTTGGGCACCACGTGCAGGGATCTTGTGCGTGAGCTGGGCGGAATCCTCCCTCTAGCACCAACGAGCTGTTCGATATAGCTACCAACTTCGCCTCCGGCGAAGAGTCAGTTGGAGCTATTTTCGACAGCAAAAGGGGCAAACGCAAGGTGGACgcacccgcggagggcagcaaagCCAAGGAAACCCAGAAGAAGCCCAAACGAGGCAAGAAgggcaagaagaagggcccgccAAACCAGTGCGGTCAGTGGCAAGAGGAGGACTCTGATGAGGCCCTCATCGTCACCCCCACGGCAAaggtcctcgaggcccccctcgaggtggcggACTATttgacgacatgctcaagaagccgtgcccttaccacaagggcaaGGTCAATCACACCCTCGAAGAGTGTGATATGCTCTGCAAGTACTTCAACCGCCTCGGCCGCAAGGACGAGGCCAAGAAGGAAAAGGACGAGGAAGGCAAAGGTGGCGACGGCTACCCACATGTGGAGAATGTGTTCTTCATCTTCGGCGGGCCTGCAGCGAACATGCCCGCTCGACAACTCAAACGAGAGCGCCGAgaggtcttctccgtcaccaaggctaCGCCAActtacctcgactggtcggaggatACGATCTCCTTCAGCCACGACGACCACCCTGACTACATCCCGAATCCGGGACTGTACCCGCTCGTCgtggatcccatcatcggcaacacccagttctccaaggtgctcatggacgggggCAGTAGCCTCAACATCCTGTATGCCCACACCctcgagctcatggggatcggcttGGACAAGCCGCGTCCTAGCGTGTCACCATTCCACGGTGTCGCGCCGGGAAAACGAGTTCAACCACACGGGCAGATTGATTTGCCCGTCTGCTTTGGCACGCCCACGAACTTCCGCAAAGAGGaactcaccttcgaggtggtgggattcCGTGGGGTGTACCACGCCATTCTGGGGTAGccatgctacgccaagttcatggcggtccCCAACTATACAcacctcaagatgaagatgccggctccgaagggcgtcatcaccgtcggcccgtcgttcgagcatgcctacgagtgcgacgtcgcggaggctcaagcggaggacgaggccctcgcggccaccctcgacaagatggcaagcgaggctttggactccacgcatcggcacgcgggcagcttcgaacccaccgagggtatcaagaaggtgcccctcaacCCGAATcaccccgacgacaaggcgttgcaggtcagcgccaccctcgacagcaaataggaagtggtgctcgtcgattttctccgcgccaatgcagacatctttgcgtggagcccctcggacatgccggGCATACCgaaggaggtcgccgagcactcccttgacatccgacccaactccaagccggtgaagcagcgcatgcgacgcttcgacgagctcaagcgccgggcgatcggcgaggagctgcagaaacttctggcggccggattcatcaaggaggtattccatcccgagtggctatcTAAttctgtattagtgaagaaaaagaatggaagttggaggatgtgcgtagactacactagtttaaataaagcatgtccgaaggttcccattcctttgccacgtattgatcaaatcgttgattcaactgcgggttgcgaacttttatcctttcttgatgcttattccgattaccaccaaatcaagatgaaagagttcgaccagctcgcgacctcttttatcacaccattcggcatgtactgctatgtcacgatgccttttggcctcagaaacaccggagctacataccagcggtgtatgcttcacgtattcggggaccatatcgggcggaacgtagaggcatatatcgatgacatcgttgtaaaatccaggaaggcggacgacctggtcgctgatctcaggatcgcgttcgattgcctaagggccaaaggTGTAAAACTCAACCCGGGAAAATGCGTTTTCGGGGtacctcgaggcatgctcttgtgTTTCATTGTCTCACAGCGGGGAATCGAGCCCAACCCTGAAAAAGTCGAGGCCATCACatggatgggaccgatccgagacttgAAGGGTGTACAGAGGGTGATGGGCTGCCTCGCAGCTCTCAGCCGTTTCATCTCACGCCTCGGCAAAAAAGGTTTGCCtctgtatcgactcctgaggaaaactgAGCGCTTCACGCGGACCCCCGAGGCTctagaagccctcgacaggctgaaggcatcgctcactcatgcccccattctcacaccacccatagacggcgagcccctctacctgtaCGTAGTCGCGATGACCCAAGtagtcagcgcggtgatcgttgtcgaaagacaagacgagggccatgctctgcctgtACAAcagccggtgtactacatcggCGAATTGttgtccgaaaccaagacacgctatccgcagatctagaagctgctatacgcggtggtcttggctcgatgcaagctgcgccactacttcgaggcccatcccgtcattGTGGCctcgtctttccctctgggagagatagtccgcaacagggaagccgagggtagaattgccaagtggtccgtggagctgatgggagaaactctcacctacgcgcctcgcaaggcgatcaagtcccaaatcttggccgacttcgtcgctgagtggacggacacttagctgcccccaccgcaaatccaagctgaatgctggaccatgtacttcaacgggtcggtgatgaaaaccggcgccggcctcctcttcatctcacccctcaggGAGCACATGCGCTACATAATTCACCTACACTTCCCTGCGTCCAACAACATGGTGGAGTACGaagccctcctcagtggcctccgcatcgccatcgaactaggcgtcaagcgcctcgacgtacgcggtgactctcagctcgtcatcgaccaagtgatgaaggagtctagctgtcacgacccaaagatggaggcatactgcagcgcagtacgccgcctcgaagacaagttcgacggcctagaattcaaccacgtcccgcgcaagtacaacgaggatgtcgacgaattagccaagatcgcgtcagggcggaccaccgtccccgcgaacatctttgctcgcgacatcgccaagccctccgtcgattTTATGGATCCGGCGGAACCAGGCCCCTCGAACGCCGAGCCCCACGGCGGGGACCCCTCGGCGGATGATTCCGAGCCCATGGAAACTGAAACCGAGGCACCCTCGGAGGACGAGGGCGAGGCAATGCAAATTGACGAGGCTCCACTTTCGCAAGACTGGCGTgaccagtacctcgactggatcaaCCAAGGGGTGCTACACTCGAACCGCGCACAGGGGCGATTCGTCGCTAGGCGAGCCAAGTCTTTCGTCGTGATCGACAGAGAGCTATACAAGCGCAGCCCCTTGGGGGtcctgcagcgatgcatccccatccccaagGGTAGGGAACTGCTTCAAGACATCCATGCCGGAGCATGTGGCCATCACGCGGCGCCACGCACCCTTGTGGGTAACGCGTTCCGACAGGGCTTCTACTGGCTAACCGTAGTCGCCGATGCCACGGAAATCATGCGAACCTGCGAGGGCTGTAAGTTCTACACCCATCAAACGCACCTCCCAGCTCATTCTCTgtagaccatccccatcacatggcccttcgccgtgtggggactggacctcgtcgggccACAGCAGAGAgcacccgggggcttcacccattTGCTGGTAGCAGtggacaaattctccaagtggatcgaggctcgaccagTCGCCAAGATCAAGTCCATGCAAGCTGTGcagttcttcaccgacatcgtctacAAATTCGGGgttccgaactcgatcatcacagACAACGGCACCCAATTCACAGGAAAGAAGTTTTTGAAATTCTGCGACgacttccacatacgtgtggactggtcggcggTGGCACTCCCACAGACGAACGACCAAGTAGAGCGTGCCAACAGCATGATCCTACAAGGTCttaagccaagaatcttcaacaagctgaacaagtttggccgaaggtggctcacggagctaccctcggtcatttggagcctgagaaCAACCCCGAGTTGGGCCATGGGGTTCAGCCCGTTCTTCCTAGTCTATGGCGCCAAGGCCgtcctccccactgacttggagtacgggtcccCGAGGCTCAAAGCCTACCAAGAACACCAGAACCAGCAGGCtcgcgaggactcgctggatcaggTGGATGAGGCCCGTGACGTGGCGCTTCTACACTCAGCACGCTACCTGCAGTCCCTGCGACGATACCAGGCGCAGAAGGTTCGACGTTGAGACCTCAACAAGGGAGACCTTGTGCTTAGGCTTCGGCAGGACAGCCGAGGGTGCCACAAGCTCACGCCGCCATGTGAAGGCCCGTACATCGTCGTGGAAGTCCTAAAGCCCGGCACCTACAAGCTGGCCAACGAGAAGGGCGAaatcctcaccaacgcttggaacattcagcagctacgtcgtttctatCCTTGAATTTCTAAGTCGTTTGTACATACTTTGTACTCGTATCTTAAATTTCTCGGGAGTCGTTCGAACCCTCAGGGGCTTGAACATGCGCACAACATTGAGAGAGTCTTGGCTTTGCCcccggcaaagccgagcctgcctcgggggctacaaggGGGGGACCCAAAATGTCCCCAAAGTGTCATATTTTTTCTGAAAGTTTTTTCGCATTTCGCACCCAAGTCTCTCGAATGCTTAGAAAAAATGGACGCAGGGCGTAAATAACTCTGGCAAGGGACTGGCCGGGCCTGAGGACCGCCTACGCCTTCAGGATACGGCATCCTCACTCACCTCCCTGCGCCTAGGTAGTTTACGAATGCGAACATCCTTgcagaagtttatctaagtcgtACGCGAGAGCGCGAGAAAACGAGTAGAGAAAAAACAGCACTCGAATACACACGAAGGCCTCGAACGGCCGCTCAGTTAAGATATTGTCTTTACAAAGCGAAACAAAAGGCAAAATCCTAACTTGTCTACTTGGGCTCGAGACCCAGGCTATCTACAGGTTGCTGCCTCCTCCTTCATCGCGCTCGCCTTCTCCTTCATCGTCCACGGCGTCGGGGAGGAGGTCGCCTTCAAAAAGCCCGGCCAAGGTGGTGGCGGCACCCTCGGCACCTGCATCGGCTTGTTCCATAGCGTCGATCTTggcatcatcatcgccatcggGGACGATGCAGCCAGTCGCCAGTAGGTCCTAGTCGACGATGTAGAGCGTCGAGACTATGCCAAGAGCTTTCTGGACGCCGAGGCGGAGGGCGCCCTTCAGCTGCTCGGTCACCCGCTCACGCAAGGATCTTAGGCGGCTGACGAGCGAGCTGCCCGACTGGCCATCTTCACCTTCGGCAGCCTGGCACGCAGCTACGGCGGCTTCCTCCAGGTCGCCATAGTCCCTCTGTAGGGATATGTACACAGCTTGGAGggcctccttcgccgcggtctcctcCGACACCTCCTTCCGCAGCCCTGAGTAGCAACAAAGATAAGTCTCGGTAAATCGAAATACACCAAACTTAATCTTGGTACTTACCTGCGATGCATTTCCTCCCCTCTTCTATCTCCGTGTTCGCAGTGGTGAGCTTGCGCTCGGTGGTGAGGAGGGCGTTCCTCTGCCCCTCGATGAAGACCTCCTTCTCTATGAGGGAGGTCGCCTGCGCTTCGTGGGTCTCCTCCAGTTGAGCTACCCTCGCTGTGAGCTCCTCCATGCTCCTACGCAAGGCGGTGATCTGCTGCTGGGCCTCCTGGGCCCTCTGCTCGACAGTCGCCCTTTGCACCTCAACCTTctgggccttctgctccgccgcggccctaTGGACGTCGCGCTCCTCGATGGCTTGggccagctcctcctgccggccGTGGTCTTGCCCCCCCAGGTTGGCCACCAAGGTGTTGGCCTCGCCCAGCCGCTCGatctgttgtcggtcaaaacccaccggtgagtagcgacaggcaacacgaagagccgggaggtcgccggggcgctggcaggcactgcttcctcggacAACGGGCCGTAATCTGGCACACGCCGAAGATTCCagagaatgtaaggcgtgccacctgacctatacctgatcaggaaggtgc from Panicum virgatum strain AP13 chromosome 9K, P.virgatum_v5, whole genome shotgun sequence encodes:
- the LOC120647839 gene encoding adventurous-gliding motility protein Z-like; amino-acid sequence: MSAEDESAEDESAVTVPGQSQAPGQVTPSSAPNAAGVEARQGPPVGAERAVVRHGGAPGFSRQEREEEEVCKAQHEVGSQIQAALELALRLHKTSDFEISSIERLGEANTLVANLGGQDHGRQEELAQAIEERDVHRAAAEQKAQKVEVQRATVEQRAQEAQQQITALRRSMEELTARVAQLEETHEAQATSLIEKEVFIEGQRNALLTTERKLTTANTEIEEGRKCIAGLRKEVSEETAAKEALQAVYISLQRDYGDLEEAAVAACQAAEGEDGQSGSSLVSRLRSLRERVTEQLKGALRLGVQKALGIVSTLYIVD